AGGCGGATTCGGGACCACGGTGATACAAGGAGAAGGTAAAACCGGCCCTAGATACGTGATAAAGATAATATGCAACAGAAAGGATATCCCGGAGATAAACAGAATACTGGACAACATAGCCTTCGTGTCGGTTTTCGACGTCAAGAGCTGTTTTGGTGGCTATTTCAGGATGAAAAGAAAATAGGGAGACGTGCCTAAACAGGCACTCCCCCTATTTTTTTAAAGGCATCTCTAAAAACTCACCTTTGAGTCCCCTCGGAGAGACCGTCCCGCCTGCGCCCTGTTTCGCCCAATCGTATACTCGACCTGCCTGTTCCGTACGAACCGCCTCGGAGGGCACGTCCTGTGCCCCCTCGGCTTGGGGCGACGTCCTGTCGCCCCATTCGTACTACACAACGGCATGTCGAGTATACGGGCTCAAATGGGCTACGTCGGAACGATCTCTCCGAGGATCAGCGTTTTTAGAGGTTCCCTTAACTAAAAAATATCTCTACTTGGGGTCCGCGGGGTTGGATGTCTTACCGTACTCCACGTCCTCAAGCCACCAGGTCGGATAGCCAGCGGACTCCTGTGCTCCTTCGTCGGTCATGACGTAGCCATCGCAGTACTTGCCGACGAGGGTGTCGCCAAGCTCCCACCAGGCCTTCTCAACCGCCAACATGTTGTTGTAGCTGTAGTTGGTGAGGAACTCTACGGCACTGGCGGGGTCCTTCTTGTGCATCTCGACGGCGGTAGCCTTTATGGCAGGGACCTCGGCGAAGAACTGGCCCTCGAAGCGGCTCCGCTCGGCGGCGATATCTTTGATCATGTAGTTCCACTTGAGGGTCGCCCAGTTGCTGACGAAATTGAAAGCCCAGAAGGCGCTGTTTCTGTCCATTTTGTGACGATAACCATCGGACCAGCTGCTTGGGACCTTCGTCACTCCGGCGAAAACAGGGACGTAGACGGTGGTCAAAGGCTGATCCAGCCCAAACCACATAATACCACCGACCGAATCGGGGAGGTCCGCCCAGGTCTGAGCCACATGGCTGTAGGAGCAACGGAATATGCTGATGTTCCTCTCCCAGTAGACGTCTTTAGTTCCATCAGGACGCTGATCCTTGTTGGCTCTGTAGAAGACCGGTGACTCGAAAGGACCGCCTGCTTTGGTCTTGGACAGATCGTAAGGGGTTCCCTGATAGTGATCCCTGTTTATAGCCATAATATCCTGAGCGGAGACCTTCTTATCGGGCTTAACCGAAAGAGGATACTGAGCGGCGGTGGGGCTCAGGTTAAGGGACGGAGCCAGAAGGCTCAGAGCTCTCCACTCTCTGCGGCTACAGATAGGGGCGTAATCGTAGTCCTCTGCGGGCATATAGGCCTTGTTGAAGAGGAACTCCTCCCCTTCCTTCCACCATCCCATATCCTTGGCAAAGGAAATGACATTGGAGGAAGCCATGTAGTTATCCTTGTCCTTGAGGTCGAGTTTGCCTATCCTGGAACGGTTGGCGATGACGCTGACGTGATCGTCGGGAATC
The Dethiosulfovibrio salsuginis genome window above contains:
- a CDS encoding dipeptidase, translated to MSEKSVIRKAGIVAGAFALSAMLVGSALACTSLMVGKNATVDGSTIVSHTVDGWYDHRMQIVPGQKWEDGAMAPVYKNLCYQTMPTKPLNKVGEIPQVSETYTYFNTGYPSMNEHKLMMAEATWGGREESYCDSGWMTIEMLQVFALQRAKTARDAIVVMGALAEKYGYGDVGEGLWIADGNEVWLFEITGPGPLWNSELGIPGAVWAAARIPDDHVSVIANRSRIGKLDLKDKDNYMASSNVISFAKDMGWWKEGEEFLFNKAYMPAEDYDYAPICSRREWRALSLLAPSLNLSPTAAQYPLSVKPDKKVSAQDIMAINRDHYQGTPYDLSKTKAGGPFESPVFYRANKDQRPDGTKDVYWERNISIFRCSYSHVAQTWADLPDSVGGIMWFGLDQPLTTVYVPVFAGVTKVPSSWSDGYRHKMDRNSAFWAFNFVSNWATLKWNYMIKDIAAERSRFEGQFFAEVPAIKATAVEMHKKDPASAVEFLTNYSYNNMLAVEKAWWELGDTLVGKYCDGYVMTDEGAQESAGYPTWWLEDVEYGKTSNPADPK